The proteins below come from a single Stomoxys calcitrans chromosome 1, idStoCalc2.1, whole genome shotgun sequence genomic window:
- the LOC106092786 gene encoding protein rogdi isoform X1, with translation MFNCVCKCSIFTHIKDLFSSCLSNWSFSPYTNRKHHRHLAPLPEAIVISAVQQQHCIPNDDDGDISFKRNTKMEAEKIEELNLQMEFEWVLREEVHQLLKKLKFILISCAHRFPVPLYENEGKKTEKLILSVQPDQLKAILTLTGDTITQADISFKLSKSNQIQRTSITQDSPWKLQQVQDAANHLQQAINHIDDVDDSYHFKTSDEVMHVVGNILEALQRGRLSLVIPKKKPIDELIKGRNMKSLAPNLSEDIAVSFYLQSHKLIIAVYQLTNVHGTMRFDSCQAEASINWLNEVLFLLSAGLQLCQQLKDKISVFSLYKDFKVGSRASSALSY, from the exons ATGTTCAATTGTGTGTGCAAATGTTCCATTTTTACGCATATAAAGGATCTTTTCTCTTCATG ccTTTCAAATTGGTCGTTTAGCCCATACACAAACCGCAAACACCATCGCCATCTGGCACCCCTGCCCGAAGCTATTGTCATATCAGCTGTTCAACAACAACACTGTATAcctaatgatgatgatggtgacatTAGCTTTAAACGAAACACAAAGATGGAAGCAGAAAAAATAGAGGAACTTAATCTG CAAATGGAGTTTGAATGGGTGTTGCGAGAGGAGGTGCATCAGTTactcaagaaattaaaatttattctcATA TCCTGTGCCCATCGCTTCCCTGTGCCACTATATGAAAATGAGGGAAAAAAGACTGAAAAATTAATCTTGTCTGTCCAACCAGATCAACTGAAGGCCATTCTTACGCTGACGGGAGATACCATTACACAGGCG GACATTAGTTTTAAACTATCCAAATCAAACCAAATACAAAGGACCTCCATTACGCAGGATTCCCCTTGGAAATTGCAGCAGGTTCAGGATGCCGCAAATCATCTACAGCAAGCCATTAATCACATTGATGACGTTGATGACTCGTATCATTTCAA aaCCTCCGATGAAGTAATGCATGTCGTTGGTAATATACTGGAAGCACTGCAAAGGGGGCGCTTATCTCTGGTTATACCCAAGAAGAAGCCCATAGATGAATTAATTAAGGGGCGCAATATG AAATCTCTTGCACCGAATTTATCGGAAGACATAGCTGTTAGTTTTTACTTGCAATCGCATAAGTTGATAATTGCCGTCTATCAATTAACCAATGTACATGGGACAATGCGTTTCGATTCGTGTCAGGCGGAG gcttcTATCAATTGGCTGAATGAAGTACTTTTTTTGCTGTCAGCAGGTCTACAGCTATGCCAACAGCTAAAAGATAAG ATATCCGTCTTCTCCCTGTACAAAGATTTCAAAGTTGGTTCGCGCGCCTCGTCCGCTTTATCCTATTGA
- the LOC106092786 gene encoding protein rogdi isoform X2, which translates to MHQRSSLSNWSFSPYTNRKHHRHLAPLPEAIVISAVQQQHCIPNDDDGDISFKRNTKMEAEKIEELNLQMEFEWVLREEVHQLLKKLKFILISCAHRFPVPLYENEGKKTEKLILSVQPDQLKAILTLTGDTITQADISFKLSKSNQIQRTSITQDSPWKLQQVQDAANHLQQAINHIDDVDDSYHFKTSDEVMHVVGNILEALQRGRLSLVIPKKKPIDELIKGRNMKSLAPNLSEDIAVSFYLQSHKLIIAVYQLTNVHGTMRFDSCQAEASINWLNEVLFLLSAGLQLCQQLKDKISVFSLYKDFKVGSRASSALSY; encoded by the exons ATGCATCAAAGAAGCAG ccTTTCAAATTGGTCGTTTAGCCCATACACAAACCGCAAACACCATCGCCATCTGGCACCCCTGCCCGAAGCTATTGTCATATCAGCTGTTCAACAACAACACTGTATAcctaatgatgatgatggtgacatTAGCTTTAAACGAAACACAAAGATGGAAGCAGAAAAAATAGAGGAACTTAATCTG CAAATGGAGTTTGAATGGGTGTTGCGAGAGGAGGTGCATCAGTTactcaagaaattaaaatttattctcATA TCCTGTGCCCATCGCTTCCCTGTGCCACTATATGAAAATGAGGGAAAAAAGACTGAAAAATTAATCTTGTCTGTCCAACCAGATCAACTGAAGGCCATTCTTACGCTGACGGGAGATACCATTACACAGGCG GACATTAGTTTTAAACTATCCAAATCAAACCAAATACAAAGGACCTCCATTACGCAGGATTCCCCTTGGAAATTGCAGCAGGTTCAGGATGCCGCAAATCATCTACAGCAAGCCATTAATCACATTGATGACGTTGATGACTCGTATCATTTCAA aaCCTCCGATGAAGTAATGCATGTCGTTGGTAATATACTGGAAGCACTGCAAAGGGGGCGCTTATCTCTGGTTATACCCAAGAAGAAGCCCATAGATGAATTAATTAAGGGGCGCAATATG AAATCTCTTGCACCGAATTTATCGGAAGACATAGCTGTTAGTTTTTACTTGCAATCGCATAAGTTGATAATTGCCGTCTATCAATTAACCAATGTACATGGGACAATGCGTTTCGATTCGTGTCAGGCGGAG gcttcTATCAATTGGCTGAATGAAGTACTTTTTTTGCTGTCAGCAGGTCTACAGCTATGCCAACAGCTAAAAGATAAG ATATCCGTCTTCTCCCTGTACAAAGATTTCAAAGTTGGTTCGCGCGCCTCGTCCGCTTTATCCTATTGA
- the LOC106092785 gene encoding crossover junction endonuclease MUS81 has product MTTTRRLEVKMQRPNAIFESWLEKWLEDAERKGNRSKYKLREALDALRMYPLPLSSGRECAILRGFGSTLCNLIDEEMRLQASKATTINLNSSMYEQDVQQVVETVKKARSKNSAQAKEKAPKLTKKQQKAIEEEEQRVKQVTMSAGSFRIVLIVDTQETSGKNKRTLDQTRGYLESLHVEYEVRRLTVGDFLWIARNADGDELVLPYIVERKRMDDLASSIRDGRFSEQKHRLKQSGIQHVIYLVEDYGDNEHLGLPLENLQQALSNTLIQSNFAIQRTENHRRSMMYLQGMSQMLIRLYKDKVLLSCDKEDLQPSNPTQRMVGLLKFKSLYEDSARNALLTVREVFVQQLLQLHSLSLEKSLAIVELYSTPRCLMDAYDNCGSITEARNLLASIRCGQLERPLGEKISHTIYDFYRSVF; this is encoded by the exons ATGACCACTACACGGCGTTTGGAAGTAAAAATGCAAAGGCCCAATGCCATATTCGAGTCCTGGTTGGAGAAGTGGCTGGAAGATGCCGAACGAAAAGGAAATCGCTCGAAATACAAATTGCGGGAGGCTTTGGATGCTTTAAGGATGTATCCACTGCCGTTGTCTTCAG GTCGGGAATGTGCAATTTTAAGGGGATTTGGTTCTACGCTTTGCAATCTCATTGATGAAGAAATGCGACTGCAGGCCAGCAAAGCCACAACCATCAATTTGAACAGTAGCATGTATGAACAGGATGTACAGCAGGTGGTTGAGACTGTGAAAAAGGCCAGAAGCAAAAATTCCGCCCAAGCTAAAGAAAAAGCCCCAAAACttactaaaaaacaacaaaaggctATTGAGGAAGAAGAACAACGCGTTAAGCAAGTCACAATGAGTGCGGGATCATTTCGTATTGTACTTATAGTGGATACCCAGGAAACTAGCGGCAAGAACAAAAGAACTCTTGATCAAACGCGTGGTTATCTAGAATCACTGCATGTTGAGTACGAAGTTCGACGCCTGACAGTGGGCGATTTTCTTTGGATAGCTCGTAATGCCGATGGCGATGAATTGGTATTGCCCTATATAGTGGAACGAAAACGTATGGATGACCTGGCATCCAGCATAAGGGATGGCCGATTTAGTGAACAAAAACATCGTCTAAAACAAAGTGGTATTCAACATGTGATTTATCTAGTCGAAGACTATGGTGACAATGAACACTTGGGCTTGCCTCTGGAAAACCTGCAACAAGCCCTTAGCAACACTTTAATTCAAAGTAATTTTGCCATACAACGCACCGAGAACCATCGTCGTTCTATGATGTATTTGCAGGGAATGTCACAAATGCTGATACGTTTGTACAAGGACAAAGTTCTGCTAAGCTGTGATAAAGAGGATCTGCAACCATCAAATCCAACTCAAAGAATGGTGGGACTTCTTAAATTTAAATCCCTTTATGAAGACTCGGCACGTAACGCCCTGTTAACGGTGCGCGAAGTGTTTGTTCAACAACTTCTACAGTTGCACTCATTATCGCTGGAGAAGTCATTAGCCATTGTCGAGCTTTATTCAACACCACGGTGTCTTATGGATGCCTATGACAATTGTGGATCTATAACTGAAGCTCGAAATCTGTTGGCCAGCATACGATGCGGTCAACTGGAGAGACCTTTGGGTGAGAAAATTAGTCATACCATTTATGATTTCTATCGTAGTGTTTTTTGA